In the genome of Yarrowia lipolytica chromosome 1B, complete sequence, the window ATTCTGATTTTATCGAGTGTTATGTGGCACAAGTACGTATGTACCAATGTGTGTGTAGAGTCGCTGTATAATAGCTTTTGTGTGCCTGGTGATATAAATCACTTTGTATGTACACAAATTTGAGTTGTGCATATCGTCAGCGAAGCGGTTGAGATAGCACATTTTTAGGTGTAAGCCAAACCACCAAATTTTTCAAACCAACACCACTCCAACAATgtctgttgtttttgtcaCTGGAAACGCCGGAAAGCTCCGAGAAACCAACCACATCCTCGCCCCCACCGGAATTGAGCTGACTTCACACAAGCTGGACCTTGAAGAGACTCAGGGAACCATCGAGGAGGTGTCCatcgccaaggccaaggccgctGCTAAGATTGTGAGTTATAGCTAAGCTTAACCTGCTCTGTTTACAAACTACTAAcccagctcaacaagcccGTTCTGGTCGAGGATACCGCTCTTGGttttgctgctctcaagggCCTCCCCGGTGTCTACATCAAGTGGTTCCTGGACTCTCTTGGACACGAGGGTCTCAACAAAATGCTCGCTGGCTTCGAGGACAAGTCTGCTACTGCCTGGTGCACTTTTGCCTACTGCGGAGGCCCTGACGAGGATGTTCTACTGTTCCAGGGTACCTGTGAGGGAACCAttgttcctcctcgaggCGAGAACAACTTTGGCTGGAATGCTGTGTTCGAGCCCAAGGGCTACACCGAGACCTTTGCTGAGATGAGCGAGGAAACCAAGAACGCCATCTCTCATAGATTCAAGGCCCTagagaagctcaaggtcTTTCTTGCCGAGAAGGCAGAGCAGTCCAAGTAGACGCAATCCCGAAGCATGAATTATAGACGCCTACACCCACAAAAAACAATTAgaataatatatattacAAAGTCCAGATTCCACCGCGAGCATTTTATTTGTTGTCAGCAACCCACTGCTCCTTCCAGCTGACAATACGGCTGACGTTCGAGTCGATATCGTCAATAGTGTTACTGGGAAGCTCAATGACAACTTCCTCAGCGTAAGACTCTCGGGCATCAGAGAGGACCACTTCCATGATCTCGGCGTCTAGGTTCTCCTGCAGCTTAGTCTCCGCGTAGTTTCGTTTCTGGAGTCGGTCGTAGATCTTCTCGGTGTCTGCTCGCAGAACAATAACCAGATCAACTAGGTCCTCGGGGAAGATATCGCACACGTGCCAGTCGATGATGAGGCCGCCCTTCTCCAGGTCGGGCTCAATGGCGTcaatgagcttctcctcgtccacaaTGTGGGATTTTCGCTCCTCATCGTAGCCGTCGAAGCAGTCTCGGTCCTTAGCCACCTGGTTAATGGAGAAAACCTTCATGTCGGGCAGCTCCGAGGCCAGGGTGTCGCAGTGAGACGATTTTCCGGTTCCGGGGGTACCGGTGATCACAATATTGGGGAGAGATCTCATTTCTGATCTGTGTATGGCTGTGTCGGAGAAACGATTCTGGCAAGAAAAATAATTATCCGATATAATTTTAATCTTgtctcctgctgctgctgcacgTTTACAGTGCGTACAATATCAGGTGGCGATGCTATACGATAGCGTGGTCCGGATTAAGGGTGAGGAGAAAGACATAAGCTGAAACAGAAGGTGTTCACCACACGCTATTATAGATCCATATCCGTGGAAACGTGGCATGCACATGGTATATTGGCTTACCGCCACTTATATCGTCATGCTCAGGGTCCGATAGCCTTCCGTGGTCTTACCAGCTTTGTGTGTGAATGGGGTTCCAGGATGAACGCTGTATCGGTGTGAGTCCCATGGTAGAGAGAGGCTGAGCATGTAGAAAGCGGCCTATCAGTATATAGATGCTGATACTATAAGGTCATTGCCTCAGAATAAAGCCTCGGTGACATCACATCACATTATGGGACGATCTtaaagtcacgtgaactgGTCACTCTGCTCTTCTCCCATCCGGTTAAtaagcagcagcaacgaTAGAACCGAACAAAAGTGAAATCCAGCAGAGCCCCATATACGAGTATATCACGTAGAGCTCTATTTGACCACTAGTTAATTTACATCATCATCTGTTCCAGTGTCGTTGTCATCCTTGGGTCGTCTTTGAAGCCTCCACCGCACATAAACTTTCTGGTGTTCAATTTCACTTGTCACTTATCACCACGCAACATCAATGAGTAGAAGTGAGTATTGCTGCTACAATGACAAGGAAGGGATACTGTCGATGGATCGAGCGAAGGGAGCAGACTATCTGTGCGACGGAGCCATACCCGACAGAAGGGCTAACAGTGTTTTTTGAACCCCACACGTGCAACACTAACGACAGACCCTTGGCCAGCAAGAGCATCATTTGCCGAAACCGCAGCTTCACAAGCAGAGAAGGACGGGCCGGCTCTCGATATGTCGGAATTCC includes:
- a CDS encoding uncharacterized protein (Compare to YALI0B22924g, similar to uniprot|P47119 Saccharomyces cerevisiae YJR069c HAM1 controls 6-N-hydroxylaminopurine sensitivity and mutagenesis, similar to Saccharomyces cerevisiae HAM1 (YJR069C); ancestral locus Anc_1.520), coding for MSVVFVTGNAGKLRETNHILAPTGIELTSHKLDLEETQGTIEEVSIAKAKAAAKILNKPVLVEDTALGFAALKGLPGVYIKWFLDSLGHEGLNKMLAGFEDKSATAWCTFAYCGGPDEDVLLFQGTCEGTIVPPRGENNFGWNAVFEPKGYTETFAEMSEETKNAISHRFKALEKLKVFLAEKAEQSK
- a CDS encoding uncharacterized protein (Compare to YALI0B22946g, similar to uniprot|Q8TG40 Candida albicans Hemoglobin and proliferation regulated protein, similar to Saccharomyces cerevisiae FAP7 (YDL166C); ancestral locus Anc_7.348) yields the protein MRSLPNIVITGTPGTGKSSHCDTLASELPDMKVFSINQVAKDRDCFDGYDEERKSHIVDEEKLIDAIEPDLEKGGLIIDWHVCDIFPEDLVDLVIVLRADTEKIYDRLQKRNYAETKLQENLDAEIMEVVLSDARESYAEEVVIELPSNTIDDIDSNVSRIVSWKEQWVADNK